Proteins encoded together in one Mercenaria mercenaria strain notata chromosome 18, MADL_Memer_1, whole genome shotgun sequence window:
- the LOC123538202 gene encoding uncharacterized protein LOC123538202, translating into MKLYKDGVDISGSDVKLTDLVTMTIQVDDEYIEDFDIKAKSCTANFIDITQDFCATDTGLFPNFVHVTQGVVTSTFGAFRTTDLGGGFVEMVFTCTVQVCRGLCTEELCGGESSWGRKKREADEDVAFEDLNVGTSMSVGTDNDLTPTDKDADESVCIAHIPLILGLLAISLVLFTSMGLTTFATGKLMKRTEELRKLSSDHEAERQKLNSKLRTERKQSISGNDISREAVTVKTLQSANCKITTKNTITISERNTFKPESSVSVNSSPHEINIGGSLAKSVAKSEKCPTAKNSKTFDGIPAASQLLEQI; encoded by the exons ATGAAGCTGTACAAAGATGGCGTCGACATAAGCGGAAGTGACGTCAAGCTGACTGATCTTGTTACTATGACGATACAGGTCGACGACGAATACATAG AGGATTTCGATATAAAAGCCAAGTCATGCACAGCGAATTTTATTGACATCACACAGGACTT TTGCGCCACAGACACCGGTTTATTTCCGAACTTTGTCCACGTGACACAAGGTGTTGTGACGTCAACGTTCGGCGCTTTCCGGACCACAGATCTAGGCGGTGGTTTCGTCGAGATGGTATTCACATGCACAGTACAAGTATGTCGTGGTCTCTGTACAGAG GAATTATGCGGCGGTGAATCAAGCTGGGGCAGAAAGAAACGTGAAGCAGACGAAGATGTGGCGTTTGAAGATCTAAATGTCGGTACGTCAATGTCTGTAGGTACGGACAATGACTTGACACCTACAG ACAAAGACGCAGACGAAAGTGTATGTATTGCTCACATACCATTAATCCTCGGGTTGCTGGCGATTTCATTGGTCCTTTTCACTTCTATGGGTCTCACCACATTTGCGACCGGGAAACTAATGAAGAGGACCGAAGAACTCCGAAAATTGTCGAGCGATCACGAAGCCGAGAGACAGAAACTAAATTCCAAACTTCG AACTGAAAGAAAGCAGTCCATCTCCGGAAATGACATCAGCAGAGAGGCGGTGACCGTAAAAACTTTACAGAGTGCAAATTgcaaaataactacaaaaaatACTATAACAATCTCCGAAAGGAATACGTTCAAACCAGAGTCGTCAGTATCTGTCAACTCTAGCCCTCATGAGATAAATATCGGTGGTAGTTTAGCCAAGTCTGTAGCAAAATCTGAAAAGTGTCCTACAGCGAAAAATTCTAAAACGTTTGATGGCATACCGGCGGCCAGTCAATTACTAGAGCAGATTTGA